Within the Phaseolus vulgaris cultivar G19833 chromosome 9, P. vulgaris v2.0, whole genome shotgun sequence genome, the region AGCAATAAATTGATTTTCCTTGATATCTAACATAATGAATGAAAGTATCCTTAAAGAAGAATAAGGTATATGAACAATTCTTTGTAGATATTTCTACAAgatgttttcttttttcatagAAAAAAATTCGCTCAAAAAAAACGCGAAAATGTTTTAACTGTAACTGAGAGGATTTGTTACgtagaaaaagaaagatagaTTCATATTCCCatacatataaattatatagGAACAAGAAAATTCTTAGATtcctttttgaaaaaaaagtagAAATCCCTTTTTTTGGAGGAAAAAGACTATTCCAATTagaatagtaataaaaaaaaaaccttattaAATGAAAGAAAGAGACATCTTTTATCCAATATCGAAGGATTTGAACCAAGATTTCCAGATATCGCAAAAAGAAAAGATTTTGTTGCGAATGAACAAGATTTTGAGGAATTGTCCATACGTAAAATCATAATTATTGATACGGGCCTTTTCCACATAAAAAGGGAATCTTTTGTTACAATAGAAGCAGAAGTGATATTGATTATTCAAGAATCGAAGTTGATTTGCtttataaaaatagtatatCAATGAACTTCTATGAAATGGTTTCACGGGATTCAGCCAATTGTCTGGATCGTGGGATATCATTGAGAAATAGGAATCTGTGTTATCAAAAGATTTCCTGCGATTCTTTCTAGTATGGAATGAGTCAATCATCCACTTTGGTATCTTATTGAACAAAAATGGTGATATTGTTCCTCCATTGATCAAGAATTTCGATTTTTGGGAAGTATCTTGGTCATCCAATAATAAGGGTTTCCTTTTTTTCAAATGAAAGATTTGAAGACCTATTGATTCTAATAACTGATTACAGAGTGGATCATTCGGACCTTTCAATTCATAGATGTGGATCTCGGACCTATGAATGGAGATACCCCCAAAACTCACAAAGAAAAAAGAAGGAAGTGAGTTAGACAAAAAGAGAAGTTAGTTATTGACCCAGGAAGGGGTGAAGAAGATGATAGGTccaattaaatatgaaatatgtgTAATTAACCTACtcttcttttttattcttttttattagaattataataggaaagataaagaagaaagaGGAATTTGGCCTCATTTAAATTCGGAGTGAAACTCGGGATTTGGTCCAGGCTTCAATGGAATTGAATTATTCATTCAATTCCTATGAAAAAGAAAGTGAAAGCAGAAATCAAATGGATAGGTTGGGGCAACCAtatcataaaaaatactaaaaaaaaagtaaaatactgTATAGCAATTTGCAACGAAATCTAGTTCCAGATCCATGTATTCTTTTTGTGCTATCTTTTTTGTACTAGATTCAATGAAATTGCAACGAAATCTTTCATCATTTTTcgaattattcttttttattttagttgttttcgtttttttctttttcttagatTCGAATCCGAAAAGAGTTAAGTGAATTAAAAACCCAAAGGAGGTTCATGTCCCAGGGTAAAGTAAAGATATCTGAGTAATTGTTCTTTTGAAAGGTACTGGTTGTGATAAAAAGAGTCTAAATAAGGAATCAATCGGTATTTCTAGATAGATTACTAAAAAGAATCGACACAATATGCCTAGTCGATtggaattaataaaattatgtcCCCGTCGTTATATAACAACATATGCTAAAAaaggaagaataaaaaaaaatacaaatcctTTTATTacataactatttttttcacTGCCCCTTCCTACAGCTAcagaatttttttcaatatcttCTTGTTTTTTCGATGCTCTAAAAACAgctattctttttttctttctagtaatattattttcactaacatttttatttactttagaAACTTTAGAATGtaaataaagtaattttattGGTATAATTTGCGAGTTACTCCTATATGCATTATAAAATATCACAAATTTGGAAAAGAACCAAAATTCTGGATTCGATATTGAACGATTTAATATTTCTCTATGGATTCCCATCCAATCCAAATATTTTCTATTCGAATTTTTTTCGATATCTATAATAATAGCATCTTCGTAATTCttgataaaaatattacttattctatcaaataagttttttttatacgTATTGTAATTAGAAGAAATCCatatgtttttatttgattGAAATAGGGATCTATATCCATAAATATATGAGTCTTTCTTATTTGCATAATTCATAAAATTATAGGATAAAAGATCGTATCTATATTGTTttcgaatttttttttttaatgcggCTTGGTGCGGGACTAGCcgaaaatcaaaatttaacaGAAGCTTGGTCTAAAATTCCTGAAAAATTAGCTTTTTATGATTACATCGGAAATAATCCAGCAAAAGGGGGGTTATTTAGAGCGGGTTCAATGGACAATGGAGATGGAATAGCCGTCGGTTGGTTAGGACATCCCATTTTTCGAGATAAAGAGGGACATGAGCTTTTTGTACGTCGTATGCCTACTTTTTTTGAAACATTTCCAGTTGTTTTAGTAGATGGGGACGGAATTGTTAGAGCCGATGTTCCTTTTCGAAGGGCAGAATCAAAATATAGTGTCGAACAAGTAGGTGTAACTGTTGAGTTCTATGGTGGTGAGCTTAATGGCATAAGTTATAGTGATCCCACTACTGTGAAAAAATATGCTAGACGTGCTCAATTGGGTGAAATTTTTGAATTAGATCGTGCTACTTTGAAATCAGATGGTGTTTTTCGTAGCAGTCCAAGGGGTTGGTTTACTTTTGGGCATGCTTCATTTGCTCTGCTATTCTTTTTCGGGCACATTTGGCATGGTGCTAGAACTTTGTTCAGAGATGTTTTTGCTGGTATCGACCCAGATTTAGATGCTCAAGTAGAATTTGGAGCATTCCAAAAACTTGGAGATCCAACTACAAGAAGACAGGTAGTATAACATTCTTTTGTtcttttctacttttttataattttgaatttcacATAAAGAACTTGATAAATCTTGATTTGAATCCTAGcatttactctttttttttgaaaagagCCCCCCCCAAGAAACAGGTATGAAAGCTATAATTGTAAACCACGATCAAATCTATGGAAGCTTTGGTTTATACATTCCTCTTAGTTTCAACTTTAGGAATTATTTTTTTCGCTATTTTTTTTAGAGAACCCCCTAAAGTTCCGACGAAAAaggttaaataattttttattatcttaattGAAGTAATGAGCCCCCAATAGGGAGGGCGCATTACATCTTCAGAATTGTAACCTTCCCATGGCATATAAGCTACTAATACGTTTTTTCCCAAAGCGAGTTCGCCGCCAACTGTAGCAGCACCATCCGCTAAAATTTGTCCCTTTTTGATGAATTTACCTCGGTGAACCTGGGGTTTTTGATGCATGCAAGTATTTTTGTTGGAACGTTGATATATTGTTAATGGAATACTTAGAGTATCTccattaacaaataaaaagatCCTGTCAGTATCAGTATAAACGATGTTTCCCTCGTGGTCGGCTATAGCGGAAACCCCTGAATCTAAAGCTACTTGGCATTCCAATCCAGTTCCAACAATGCATTTTTCGGACTGAGAAAGCGGAACTGCTTGACGTTGCATATTAGAACTCATTAAAGCTCGATTCGCATCATTATGTTCGATAAAAGGAATCAGAGAAGCTCCAATAGAAAAATATTGGAAGGGATAAATACTTCGAAGATGAACCTGTTCCCATGCAATCGTAAGAAATTCTTGACGATATCGGGCTGGAACAATCTGTTCCTCCTGAATATCTCGAGTAAGTGCCAAAGAATTTCCTGTTGCTACCATATAGTATTCATCTATACTTGGTGATAAATAAAGCATGCGTATTCTTTTTGATCTCTCGGATATTTCAAAAAATGGACTTTCTATGGCCCCCCAAATACCAATCCTCGCATGAATTGCTAGAAGAGGCCAAATTCCtctttcttctttatctttcctattataattctaataaaaaagaataaaaaagaagaGTAGGTTAATTAcacatatttcatatttaattggACCTATCATCTTCTTCACCCCTTCCTGGGTCAAtaactaaaatgaaaaaaaggggAATATAAGTGCATCTGGAAAAAAACGATTGATCTCTATCAATAGACCCGCCAAAGCCCCGAACCATAAAGTACTTACTACTGGTGCCACGGAAAGATATGTTTTTAGATCTCGCATTTCAAATCCTCCTTTcttttgatttattatttaagtctttttttccatttttaagaATTGAATTTTACACTTTTTGCATTTTTATTACTTTCTTTACTATATTCTAATGAAAATCTACGATTACTTTCTTTTTGATTACAAATagaaaatttttcaaaatagcAAGAATCTTTCTATTCTTCCTTAAATTAGAAAAActattgtttttgaaaaaaaagtaaaaagccCCTTATCGGATTTGAACCGATGACTTACGCCTTACCATGGCGTTACTCTACCACTGAGTTAAAAGGGCCCTTTTTCTTTCAATTCCTAAATAAGGAACTAGCATGACTAATACATCTATTTGTTACTTTGTATACTTAGTATACTTATTCTATCACCATTTTGAAAGAGGAATGCATAAATccataaatattacaaaattgaATTATTAGGAAAATGAAGTTCAACTCATTTCTTTTAGAATTCATGAAATTCATGaaataatgaataataataaaattctttTTTCATTCAGAATTCAAtcaattcaataaaatattcaattgaTTTGTAAAAATAGACTCTTATGATAAAGAAGAACCTCTATACAGAAGAACCTGTATACAGAAGAACCTCTATACAGAAGAACCACGAATTAGAAATGTCTGGAAAAGTTCTATTGCTATTTCGCCGGGCAATCCACATCTATGTAATGAAAGTGATGGACCTACGATAATGACAGAACGACCCGAATAATCAACTCGTTTCCCAAGTAGGGTCTCGCGAAATCTTCCCTCTTTGCCCTCGATTATATCAGAAAATGATTTGTAAACCTTATTATGACCGTCCCTCATCGGCTGTCCGCGGATTCCATTATCAAGAAGTGTATCCACGGCTTCTTGTACCAATTTCTCCTGACATATTACTAATTCTCCTGGAGTAGATCTACTTGTTGTTAATAGATCGATAAGAGTATTATTCCGATAGATAACTCTTCTATATAATTCATTAATATCCGAGCTCATTAATTTACCCCCATCTACTTGAATAATCGGTCTCAATTCGGGAGGAAGAACTGGTAAGAGACATAAAACCATCCATTCTGGTTCTATATTTGTTCGGATAAAATGCTTAGCTAATTCTATACGTCGAACCAAAAAATTCTTTCTTCTTCCAACTTTTCGATCTTCCCATTCGTTTTCATTGTCCGGGGATCCCTCTTTCCCTAATTCTTTCCATTCTATCAACGAATAATCCATAATAATTCTCAAATCCAGATCGGCTAATTGTTCTCGGATAGCAACAGCTCCGCTTGAAATTTCTCGATTTCGAAATATATCAAAACCTCGGGTAGTAAAAAAAAGTGGTATGCTGTGTTTCCAAGATTGGATTTCATATTCGAATGAACCTCGTAATCGTAAGAAAGTGGGTTTTTTAACTACGGGTCTAGCAAACGAAAAATTTAGATAGGATCCAATCCAATAAGATCTCCCCCTTTGAAAATCGGACGTGAAGGTTTCCTCTCATCCGGCTCAAgtatttatacaaaataaaaaaaaggaaaggtttttcattttcaaattctaaaaaaaaaaactctaatctAAAAAAAAAGGTTTACTCTTGACTCAAGTTCTCAATAAATACCAATTAACATTTCAGTGACggattctttttttcttattgattttcttaattatttatcCAATTCTCTTTGAAGACCGAAAAGTAAGATTCTTGAGTAGTCTACCCCCCTTCGAATGCGGAATCTCCTTCaatttattaatgaaaaaaaaagaaaattaaataaaggagtatTCCCAAATTCATAAGAGATTTATTTGTCTATGTATCATTGCATTCGATCTTTTAGGTCCAAACGCCGCCTCGATAGTTATGTCAGGCTGTCCTTAAGCCTATAAGCGATATATAGACTTTAGCAACCACGATATATTGACTTATTTGGAACATTATTTCagttctttataaaaaaaagatggATGGAATAGCTAATTCTACAAGACaaaagattgattttttttcacgAGGTGGGTAGAGTTAGAAATTTCTATTTCtaatttcatcttttttttGTTACTGAATTGACCCTAGACCAATTCCCTTTTTATTAGGGAGTATTCAATACATCCATAATTCTGAGTTTCATGTTATTCAGCCCAAGAGACATGTCAGATTCAGGGCATCCCAATTAACTGAAATGACAGTTTCTTATTTGGAATCTGTACAATAAAAATTTTGATCAAATCACACATCGCCATATACTAGACTTTCTAATTCTTTTAGAGGTTTATCTAAAAGATTTGCAATATAACTAGGAAGACGTTTCAAATACCATGCATGAGTTACTAGACATGCCAGTTTTATATAGCCCATTTGATATCTACGTATTCGAGAATCTATAAATTCTACTCCGCATTGTTCACAAAATTTTGGATCGTCCTTTTTATCTCTGATTACTCGATAATTTCCACAAGCACAAATCCCACTTTTGATAGGCCCAAAAATTCTTTCACAAAATAATCCATCTTTTTCAGGTTTATTGGTTTTATAATGAAAAGTATAGGGTTTTGTTACCTCCCCCACTATCTCTCCATTAGGTAAGATTCTTTTTGCCCAAGCACTCATTTGTTGAGGAGAAACTGATCCAATTCGGAGTTGGACTTAAAAACCTTTTCAAAGAGTTGtaaaaatgaattgaaaaatttttattctttcaaGCTTCTGGAGTTTGTCTTTCTTTTGAGCAAAGGACAaatttttcctttcatttttgCATTATATCTATTGATTGAAGAAGTGATGATCCAGCAATTCTTACTCAGGGAATTTTTGGACTTCGATGAaaggttttttttaatcatCGTGGTGCTAGTATGAATCtgaggtttttttttattgattcatATGGTCCTAACAAGAGAATCCTTATACAAATTAAAGAATAAAGAAGACAGCAGTAAAAACACAttatacaaataataaaatgaagtaAATGATAGAATATTCAAGAGGCCTTAAAAGATTACGATAAAGACAAGTGTGCCGACTTGAGATTTTGGCATTATAACCAAAAAGAATAGCTTTCggatttctattttttattatcgtAAGAGAAAATTAGAATCATAGGATTAAATAAACCAGTTTCAAACTTTCTATTACAGATATCTGTTTTTGTTACAACCAATATTTGGGTATTTTTGTTTGAGCCGTACGAGGTGAAATTCGCATATACGGTTCTCTGAGGGGGTTCCTTTGGGTTACCTATCTCAATAAAGTTTATGATTGGTTCGAAGAACGTCTTGAAATTCAGGCGATTGCCGATGATATAACCAGTAAATACGTTCCGCCTCATGTGAacatattttattgtttagGAGGAATTACACTTACTTGTTTTTTAGTCCAAGTAGCAACGGGATTTGCTATGACTTTTTATTATCGTCCAACCGTTACTGAAGCTTTTGCTTCTGTTCAATATATAATGACTGAAGCTAATTTTGGTTGGTTAATCCGATCAGTTCATCGATGGTCGGCAAGTATGATGGTCTTAATGATGATTCTACACGTATTTCGTGTATATCTTACAGGTGGTTTTAAAAAACCTCGCGAATTAACTTGGGTTACGGGTGTAGTTTTGGCTGTATTAACAGCATCTTTTGGTGTAACTGGTTATTCCTTACCTTGGGATCAAATTGGTTATTGGGCAGTAAAAATTGTAACAGGCGTACCCGAAGCTATTCCTGTAATAGGATCGTCTTTGGTAGAGTTATTACGCGGAAGTTCCAGTGTGGGCCAATCTACCTTAACTCGTTTTTATAGTTTGCATACTTTTGTATTACCTCTTCTTACTGCTGTATTTATGTTTGGGGGCGAAGGATGGATTGTTAGTGTGGACGATTTGGAAGATATAATTGGAGGGCATGTATGGTTGGGTTCCATTTGTATACTTGGTGGAATCTGGCATATCTTAACCAAACCCTTTGCATGGGCTCGGCGTGCACTTGTATGGTCTGGAGAAGCTTACTTATCTTATAGTTTAGGTGCTTTAtctgtttttggttttattGCTTGTTGCTTTGTCTGGTTTAATAATACCGCTTATCCTAGTGAGTTTTATGGGCCCACTGGTCCAGAAGCTTCTCAAGCTCAAGCATTTACTTTTCTAGTTAGAGACCAACGAATTagaaatacttttatttttgaaatggtgctagatagggaaataaaaaataaaagggtgctagataggaaaataaaaacaaaagggtgagaaataaaaacaaaagggtgttagttaggaaaataaaagtgtaaatggtgctagatagggaatttaccCCTTGGAAAGGAGGTTGAATctctcaaaaaaaaatttaaaaaagtaaagtACATTTCCGTAAAATTCTATTtgaat harbors:
- the LOC137822368 gene encoding DNA-directed RNA polymerase subunit beta'-like, encoding MSAWAKRILPNGEIVGEVTKPYTFHYKTNKPEKDGLFCERIFGPIKSGICACGNYRVIRDKKDDPKFCEQCGVEFIDSRIRRYQMGYIKLACLVTHAWYLKRLPSYIANLLDKPLKELESLVYGDFSFARPVVKKPTFLRLRGSFEYEIQSWKHSIPLFFTTRGFDIFRNREISSGAVAIREQLADLDLRIIMDYSLIEWKELGKEGSPDNENEWEDRKVGRRKNFLVRRIELAKHFIRTNIEPEWMVLCLLPVLPPELRPIIQVDGGKLMSSDINELYRRVIYRNNTLIDLLTTSRSTPGELVICQEKLVQEAVDTLLDNGIRGQPMRDGHNKVYKSFSDIIEGKEGRFRETLLGKRVDYSGRSVIIVGPSLSLHRCGLPGEIAIELFQTFLIRGSSV
- the LOC137822369 gene encoding cytochrome b6, which gives rise to AVRGEIRIYGSLRGFLWVTYLNKVYDWFEERLEIQAIADDITSKYVPPHVNIFYCLGGITLTCFLVQVATGFAMTFYYRPTVTEAFASVQYIMTEANFGWLIRSVHRWSASMMVLMMILHVFRVYLTGGFKKPRELTWVTGVVLAVLTASFGVTGYSLPWDQIGYWAVKIVTGVPEAIPVIGSSLVELLRGSSSVGQSTLTRFYSLHTFVLPLLTAVFMFGGEGWIVSVDDLEDIIGGHVWLGSICILGGIWHILTKPFAWARRALVWSGEAYLSYSLGALSVFGFIACCFVWFNNTAYPSEFYGPTGPEASQAQAFTFLAYNKKQKIHKTTAMSLWQFMAMAWRRITSLSHHRWH